A region from the Candidatus Gracilibacteria bacterium genome encodes:
- a CDS encoding AI-2E family transporter — MPPLHSKNTSNLPKYFLLGGLLALMITLIWIISPFIPSIVIGAVIATGFYPIHSVVLKKVKGRRTIATLISLFVILAVVLVPVSWFISYITGQAIDMYLYIELKVETLLSTDFHLIPKIIETNAKFSEIYKYLQNITNTLPIKTTDVVGFITTLIQNVSQFLMNQSTNIAKELSVLAVHFFVLILSIFFFLRDGDRLVQEIKDILPMAQEYRKILFDKLRNMSKGILYGIFGAAMFQGFLGGIGFALAGIGDAAFWGTVMAFFAIVPYIGSTIIWVPAVIILLATGHWIAALFLALWGTFIVGTVDNLIKPLVIGEKARIHPLLSFITILGGIFTMGLPGLIIAPYLLSLCLTFLHIYKLEYQKVLKGPGA; from the coding sequence ATGCCCCCTCTCCACTCAAAAAACACCAGCAATCTTCCCAAATACTTCCTTCTCGGAGGTCTTTTGGCTTTGATGATCACCTTGATTTGGATCATCAGCCCGTTCATCCCCTCTATTGTGATCGGAGCGGTCATTGCCACCGGTTTTTATCCGATCCATTCAGTCGTCCTTAAAAAAGTCAAAGGCCGACGAACCATTGCTACACTCATCAGTCTTTTTGTAATCCTCGCCGTCGTGCTGGTTCCGGTCAGCTGGTTTATTTCCTACATCACCGGCCAAGCCATTGATATGTATCTTTACATCGAGCTAAAAGTCGAAACCCTCCTCTCTACGGATTTTCATCTCATTCCAAAAATCATTGAAACCAACGCCAAATTCAGTGAAATTTACAAATATTTGCAAAACATCACCAACACCCTTCCCATTAAAACAACGGATGTGGTGGGATTCATTACCACTCTCATCCAAAACGTGAGTCAATTTTTAATGAATCAAAGCACGAATATCGCCAAAGAACTTTCGGTTTTGGCGGTTCATTTCTTTGTTTTAATTCTTTCCATTTTCTTTTTCTTACGAGATGGCGACCGCTTGGTCCAAGAAATCAAAGACATTCTTCCCATGGCTCAAGAATATCGAAAAATCTTATTCGACAAACTGAGAAACATGAGCAAAGGTATTTTGTATGGAATTTTTGGGGCCGCCATGTTTCAAGGATTTCTGGGAGGCATCGGATTTGCCTTGGCCGGCATCGGAGACGCGGCATTTTGGGGCACAGTCATGGCTTTTTTCGCCATTGTCCCCTATATCGGATCCACGATCATTTGGGTCCCAGCCGTGATTATTCTCTTGGCAACGGGACACTGGATTGCCGCCCTTTTCTTGGCACTGTGGGGAACCTTTATTGTAGGCACGGTCGACAACTTAATCAAACCTCTTGTGATTGGAGAAAAAGCACGCATTCATCCCTTGCTCAGCTTCATCACCATTTTGGGAGGCATTTTCACCATGGGATTACCCGGGTTGATCATTGCACCTTACTTGTTATCCCTCTGTCTCACCTTCCTTCACATTTATAAACTCGAGTATCAAAAAGTCTTAAAGGGGCCCGGCGCCTAA
- a CDS encoding penicillin-binding protein 2 encodes MSLQKLFKSSRLTFRELPLNRMTFVMGFGLMFAFIIFAQLFYLQVLRSDYYSKIAFEKNQGYTEIPARRGNILIQDRNSGEPYALATNTTFKFIYADPVLLENSSYVGEKLAPLLFNLKSEQQRDQERFETLQNEHPELFNTETPTETSIEIPPTEPTTESTPDTTTIDSPVEELALSYNDLRLHSDEELFSLFQQELINILGQKTRSVILITEALDPEDASAISGLTISGIEVTKNGDLYAYPSLISDKKATAKKLAEILDTDPAQMETILEGQNRYVILKRKLPYETSQKIEAIMEAEPKVFAGIKLREEYYRYYPEGTMGGQVLGYVNGLGEGQYGIEEAFDEELRGKDGYFSSQLDASGNPITVGDSEIRDAVNGSDIVLTIDRAIQAKAEEVIQTGVETYRADSGFLIVMEPSTGKILAMAHYPTFDPNNYGEVYDLEKIDLTQDQIDNLYRVGEGDNERIYLYLRKDPDERIELFYDPDINQYYKYKNDFGPEVYQLKAVTLPYEPGSVFKPIAMAAAIDAGEVTPYTTFNSSGPVQVDEYFIKTFNDEYFGISTMTEVLIHSDNTGMVFIAFKLGAALFYDYIKTFGFAEKTNIEFDNEHPGQLEYYEDWADSEMVTKSFGQGLTVTGIQLISALSAIANHGILMQPYIVDYIESPDGTKQEFGPKTVRRVISEETAAQITSMMTAVIENAVPLGKLPNNYVAGKTGTAQTYKWGVALKGAGTTIVTFVGFAPIEDPQFVVLIKMDRPKTSEWCTATAGPTFKPLGEFLVSYYNLPPDKNE; translated from the coding sequence ATGTCCCTCCAAAAGCTTTTTAAATCATCCCGTTTAACCTTTCGCGAACTCCCCCTCAATCGCATGACTTTTGTTATGGGGTTTGGGTTGATGTTCGCTTTTATCATTTTTGCGCAATTATTTTATCTGCAAGTCTTACGCTCGGATTATTATTCGAAAATCGCATTCGAAAAAAACCAAGGCTACACCGAAATCCCGGCCCGCCGTGGAAACATTTTAATTCAAGATCGAAACTCCGGAGAACCGTACGCGCTAGCCACGAATACGACATTTAAATTCATTTACGCCGATCCGGTTCTTCTCGAAAATTCGAGTTACGTGGGAGAAAAACTGGCTCCACTTTTATTCAACTTGAAATCCGAACAACAACGAGACCAAGAACGTTTTGAAACGTTACAAAACGAACACCCGGAACTTTTTAATACCGAAACCCCAACCGAGACCTCGATTGAAATCCCTCCTACGGAACCAACCACCGAATCAACCCCGGACACAACGACCATTGATTCACCTGTCGAAGAGCTCGCTCTTTCTTACAACGATCTCCGCCTCCACTCCGATGAAGAACTTTTTTCATTGTTTCAACAAGAACTCATCAACATCCTCGGTCAAAAAACGCGCTCCGTGATTTTAATCACCGAAGCATTGGACCCCGAAGATGCGTCCGCCATTTCCGGTCTCACTATTTCAGGGATTGAAGTGACGAAAAATGGAGATCTTTATGCCTACCCTTCCCTCATTTCCGACAAAAAAGCCACGGCCAAAAAACTCGCCGAAATATTAGACACAGACCCCGCCCAAATGGAAACCATCCTGGAAGGCCAAAACCGTTACGTGATTTTAAAACGAAAACTCCCGTACGAAACATCTCAAAAAATCGAAGCGATCATGGAAGCCGAACCCAAAGTTTTTGCCGGGATAAAACTCAGAGAAGAATATTATCGTTACTACCCGGAAGGCACCATGGGAGGACAAGTATTAGGTTACGTAAACGGATTAGGGGAAGGTCAATACGGGATTGAGGAAGCGTTTGACGAAGAGTTACGCGGAAAAGACGGTTATTTCTCTTCTCAACTCGATGCCAGCGGAAACCCCATCACTGTGGGAGACAGTGAAATTCGAGACGCCGTGAACGGATCCGATATCGTCCTCACTATTGATCGCGCCATCCAAGCCAAAGCCGAAGAAGTCATTCAAACCGGCGTTGAAACGTATCGAGCGGACAGCGGATTCTTGATTGTGATGGAACCCTCCACCGGGAAAATTTTAGCCATGGCGCATTACCCCACTTTTGACCCGAACAACTATGGGGAAGTTTACGATCTCGAAAAAATCGACCTCACTCAAGACCAAATCGATAACCTTTACCGCGTTGGCGAAGGAGACAATGAACGTATCTATCTTTATCTGAGAAAAGATCCGGACGAACGCATTGAACTTTTTTATGACCCGGACATCAACCAATATTACAAATATAAAAATGATTTCGGCCCCGAGGTCTACCAATTAAAAGCCGTGACTTTACCGTATGAGCCGGGCTCGGTGTTTAAGCCCATTGCCATGGCCGCAGCCATCGATGCCGGAGAAGTCACGCCTTACACCACCTTCAACAGCTCGGGTCCGGTACAAGTCGATGAATATTTTATTAAAACTTTCAATGACGAATATTTCGGCATTTCCACGATGACGGAAGTCCTCATCCATTCAGACAATACGGGAATGGTTTTTATAGCATTCAAACTCGGAGCAGCTTTATTTTACGACTACATCAAAACCTTTGGTTTTGCGGAAAAAACCAACATCGAGTTCGACAATGAGCACCCCGGCCAACTTGAATATTACGAAGACTGGGCCGACTCGGAAATGGTGACAAAATCCTTTGGCCAAGGGTTAACCGTAACCGGGATTCAACTCATCAGCGCCCTTTCGGCCATCGCCAATCACGGAATTCTCATGCAACCCTACATCGTGGATTACATCGAATCACCGGATGGCACAAAGCAAGAATTTGGTCCAAAGACCGTACGACGCGTGATCAGCGAAGAAACCGCGGCCCAAATCACCTCCATGATGACCGCGGTCATCGAAAACGCCGTGCCCCTCGGAAAACTTCCCAACAATTATGTAGCCGGGAAAACCGGCACCGCCCAAACATACAAATGGGGCGTAGCGCTTAAAGGAGCCGGAACAACAATCGTGACTTTTGTGGGATTCGCCCCCATCGAAGATCCTCAATTCGTCGTCCTCATAAAAATGGATCGCCCAAAAACCAGCGAATGGTGCACCGCCACCGCAGGTCCGACCTTTAAACCGCTCGGAGAATTCCTGGTGAGCTATTACAATTTGCCACCGGACAAAAATGAATAA
- a CDS encoding beta-propeller domain-containing protein: MKKTFLYALISAFLVFSGPISALATAEPDNATTPFPDLSSDDPSVDAITWMKDNGIVSGYPDNTFQSLNKINRAEFMKIVIGSITDNPTGSHCFSDVADEWFAPYVCYGKTLGIVDGYSDGTFLPANEINFAEASKIIVNALEITPAASTDTDPWYRQYVVPLADLSAIPTSISDLDKEIARGEMAEVIWRVEEQPTDIVSLNYEELEGDLSPISSCDELKSLFLSNAPNYLIYEEISDATGSDTNSNDTAVQAPTEAPSSDSGTKSTDYSTTNVQVTGVDEADIVKNDGEYLYFVKNAYDYDTWTPNYSIHIVHAFPADQLEEVSTIVFDDNNFSPTEMYVDGNQLIVVGSTYNYDYTYDYGYDDYFPYYHTYRTSILTYDISDRTNPVRTRVLSFDGDYSDSRKINNTLYLVLNKFDFDYWYDPETLNVDELLPRYYDSTAGDSGKEQILASCTDIKYMPQTRDWNYLIALGIPLGDPQSAIDKEIIVGNSENIYSSTDNLYITSTNYDSSNYYYDWSNGKTLVHRFSLTDGGLNYEASGKVPGTILNQFSMDENDNYFRIATTKGDLWDVVTPATNNLYVMDQDMDVVGTLEGLAPGETLYSTRFIGDRGYLVTFKKVDPLFVVDLSNPTNPTVMGELKIPGFSDYLQPYDENHIIGFGLDAEEADALEEAARGLDFAWYQGMKIALFDVTDPANPIQEYSVGIGDRGTTSEVLYNHKALLFNATTGLLGFPVTLAIVEDENAEANTYGTYVSQGFYVYDLDLETGFTLKGIITHYEDNEFTSDDYWSRTKNILRGAYMDNYLYTVSNYGIRANDLNTMEELNEIVLE, encoded by the coding sequence ATGAAAAAAACTTTCCTTTACGCCCTCATCAGCGCTTTTCTCGTTTTCTCCGGCCCAATTTCCGCATTAGCTACCGCCGAACCCGACAATGCAACCACCCCCTTTCCGGACCTCTCCTCCGACGACCCCAGCGTAGACGCCATCACCTGGATGAAAGACAACGGCATTGTAAGCGGCTACCCGGACAACACGTTCCAATCCCTCAATAAAATCAATCGAGCGGAATTCATGAAAATCGTGATCGGAAGCATCACGGACAATCCCACGGGCTCGCATTGTTTCTCGGATGTGGCGGACGAATGGTTTGCTCCTTATGTGTGTTACGGAAAAACTCTCGGCATCGTGGATGGTTATTCCGACGGAACATTCCTCCCTGCGAATGAAATCAATTTTGCCGAAGCCAGCAAAATCATCGTGAATGCCCTCGAAATCACTCCGGCCGCAAGCACGGATACCGATCCCTGGTATCGACAATACGTCGTACCCTTGGCCGATCTTTCCGCAATTCCAACCTCCATCAGCGATCTCGACAAAGAAATTGCGCGCGGCGAAATGGCGGAAGTCATTTGGCGCGTCGAAGAACAACCCACTGACATTGTTTCTCTCAATTATGAAGAATTGGAAGGCGATTTAAGCCCGATTTCTTCGTGTGATGAACTCAAATCACTCTTTTTAAGCAACGCACCGAATTACCTTATTTATGAAGAAATAAGTGATGCGACCGGAAGTGACACGAATTCAAACGATACCGCTGTCCAAGCCCCCACCGAAGCTCCAAGCTCAGATTCCGGGACCAAAAGCACGGATTATTCCACCACCAATGTCCAGGTCACAGGCGTGGATGAAGCCGACATTGTCAAAAACGACGGCGAATATCTTTATTTTGTAAAAAACGCATACGATTACGACACTTGGACCCCCAATTATTCCATTCATATTGTGCACGCTTTTCCCGCCGACCAACTTGAAGAAGTCTCGACCATTGTTTTTGACGATAATAATTTTTCTCCCACGGAAATGTATGTGGACGGCAATCAATTGATTGTAGTCGGCTCCACATACAATTACGACTACACCTACGATTATGGATACGATGATTATTTCCCTTATTACCATACGTACCGAACTTCAATTTTAACCTACGACATTTCGGACCGAACCAACCCGGTGCGCACGCGCGTACTTTCTTTTGACGGCGACTACAGCGATTCGCGAAAAATCAATAACACCCTGTATTTAGTATTGAATAAATTCGACTTTGATTATTGGTATGATCCGGAAACCCTCAATGTCGACGAATTGCTCCCTCGTTACTACGACTCAACCGCAGGAGACTCGGGAAAAGAACAAATCCTAGCAAGTTGCACGGACATCAAGTACATGCCACAAACACGGGATTGGAATTATCTCATTGCTCTCGGCATCCCCCTTGGTGATCCGCAAAGTGCAATTGATAAAGAAATCATCGTGGGCAACAGCGAAAATATCTATTCCTCCACCGACAATCTTTACATCACGTCCACCAATTACGACAGCAGCAATTATTATTACGATTGGTCCAATGGAAAAACGCTCGTGCATCGCTTTTCACTCACAGACGGCGGACTCAATTATGAAGCGTCGGGAAAAGTGCCGGGCACGATTTTGAATCAATTCAGTATGGATGAAAATGACAATTATTTCCGCATTGCCACAACCAAAGGAGACCTATGGGACGTTGTCACTCCTGCCACCAACAATCTCTACGTCATGGATCAAGATATGGATGTTGTGGGAACCTTGGAAGGCCTTGCGCCCGGAGAAACGCTTTATTCCACGCGCTTCATCGGGGATCGCGGCTATCTTGTGACATTCAAAAAAGTCGACCCCCTATTTGTCGTTGATCTTTCCAACCCGACAAATCCAACCGTCATGGGCGAACTTAAAATCCCGGGCTTCAGCGATTATCTACAACCGTATGACGAGAATCATATCATCGGATTCGGGCTCGATGCCGAAGAAGCCGATGCCTTGGAAGAAGCCGCACGAGGCTTAGATTTTGCATGGTATCAAGGAATGAAAATCGCTCTCTTCGATGTCACGGATCCGGCCAACCCAATTCAAGAATATAGTGTTGGAATCGGAGATCGCGGCACCACCAGCGAGGTTTTGTACAACCACAAAGCGCTTCTCTTCAACGCTACAACCGGGCTCCTCGGCTTTCCGGTCACCCTTGCAATTGTGGAAGACGAAAACGCAGAGGCCAACACGTATGGCACCTATGTGAGTCAAGGATTTTACGTCTACGATCTGGATTTGGAGACCGGATTCACCCTTAAGGGAATCATCACCCATTATGAAGACAACGAATTCACGAGCGATGACTATTGGTCAAGAACCAAAAACATTTTACGCGGCGCCTACATGGACAACTATCTCTACACTGTAAGCAATTACGGCATCCGGGCAAACGACCTCAACACCATGGAGGAGTTGAATGAAATCGTTTTAGAATAA
- a CDS encoding pitrilysin family protein: protein MYQKTVLKSGLRVLTEAIPSTKSVTVLILARAGSRCETKSISGISHFLEHMFFKGGEKYPDTKAVSEAIDSIGGEFNAFTGKEYVGYYVKVASEHRAVALDVLADMLVTAKHDPHEIDKERGVIMEEYNMYQDTPIYQVGWDFEKLLFGNQPLGWDQIGDKEVILRVTQEDFKAYQKKWYGSDSIVISVAGDVHHDEMAQSIEGLFPLKKRENVEKWVDFKANEIGERVILKEKKTEQGHLIIGFPAYPDRHPDHFAEKLLSIILGGNMSSRMFLNVREAKGLAYYIQTSTDDYMDTGVLSTRAGVDLKRVDMAVPAILEQYRLVRDKGVPETELQKAKDYMKGRMVLSLEDSEEVAHLYAKYEVLHGEVLTPEEIMKAVDRVTTEDVNRVAKDLFQEDRVYLAGIGPWENPERFKKLLKSA from the coding sequence ATGTATCAAAAAACAGTTTTAAAGAGTGGATTGCGCGTGCTTACCGAGGCGATCCCAAGCACCAAATCGGTCACGGTTTTGATTTTGGCACGAGCCGGGTCTCGGTGCGAAACCAAGTCGATTTCCGGGATTTCACATTTTTTGGAGCACATGTTTTTTAAGGGCGGTGAAAAATATCCGGACACCAAGGCGGTTTCCGAGGCCATTGATTCCATCGGTGGCGAATTCAATGCTTTTACGGGCAAAGAATACGTGGGTTATTACGTGAAAGTCGCGTCTGAGCATCGTGCCGTTGCGCTCGATGTGCTCGCGGATATGTTGGTGACAGCTAAGCACGACCCGCATGAGATCGACAAAGAGCGAGGGGTGATTATGGAGGAATACAATATGTATCAAGACACGCCGATTTATCAGGTGGGGTGGGATTTTGAAAAATTATTATTCGGGAATCAGCCTCTCGGATGGGATCAAATCGGGGATAAAGAAGTGATTTTGCGCGTGACGCAGGAGGATTTTAAAGCGTATCAGAAAAAGTGGTATGGCTCGGATTCAATTGTGATTTCCGTGGCCGGGGATGTGCATCATGATGAAATGGCGCAATCGATTGAGGGATTATTTCCGTTGAAGAAGCGCGAAAACGTTGAAAAATGGGTTGATTTTAAGGCTAATGAAATCGGAGAGCGAGTGATTTTGAAGGAGAAAAAAACGGAACAAGGCCATCTTATCATTGGTTTTCCGGCGTACCCGGATCGACACCCGGATCATTTTGCCGAAAAGTTGTTGTCGATTATTTTAGGCGGGAATATGAGTTCTCGAATGTTTTTGAATGTTCGCGAAGCCAAGGGATTGGCGTATTACATTCAAACTTCAACCGATGATTATATGGACACCGGGGTGCTTTCAACACGAGCCGGAGTGGATTTGAAACGGGTCGACATGGCGGTGCCTGCGATTCTGGAGCAATACCGGTTGGTACGTGATAAAGGTGTGCCTGAGACGGAATTGCAAAAAGCTAAGGATTATATGAAGGGCCGCATGGTGCTTTCCCTTGAAGATTCCGAGGAAGTCGCGCATTTGTATGCCAAATATGAGGTTTTGCATGGTGAGGTTTTGACTCCAGAGGAAATCATGAAGGCCGTGGATCGGGTGACAACGGAGGATGTGAATCGTGTGGCTAAGGATTTATTTCAAGAAGATCGGGTTTATTTGGCCGGAATAGGGCCTTGGGAAAACCCGGAGCGATTTAAAAAGTTGTTGAAATCCGCTTAA
- the ndk gene encoding nucleoside-diphosphate kinase, with product MAMERTLILIKPDAIQRGLIGEIVGRFERKGLKIIGLKMMSLNEAILREHYAHLADKAFYPSLEKFMMGSPTIAVCIEGVEVVNAVRLLCGITKARAAEAGSIRGDLAMSQACNVVHASDSSENAIKEVSRFFKENELYDYQKTEYEHVYNEEELAV from the coding sequence ATGGCCATGGAACGCACACTCATTTTAATCAAACCGGACGCGATTCAACGCGGATTGATCGGGGAAATTGTGGGGCGATTTGAACGCAAAGGGCTCAAAATCATCGGATTGAAAATGATGTCCTTGAATGAGGCGATTTTACGAGAACATTATGCGCATTTGGCGGATAAGGCGTTTTATCCGAGTTTGGAAAAATTCATGATGGGCTCTCCCACGATTGCGGTGTGTATTGAAGGAGTGGAAGTGGTGAATGCGGTTCGATTGTTGTGCGGGATCACTAAGGCGCGTGCCGCGGAAGCGGGTTCGATTCGCGGAGATCTGGCCATGAGCCAAGCGTGTAATGTGGTGCATGCCTCGGATTCTTCTGAAAATGCTATAAAAGAAGTGAGCCGTTTCTTTAAAGAAAATGAACTCTACGATTATCAAAAAACCGAATACGAACACGTTTACAATGAGGAGGAATTAGCCGTTTAG